One Salvia splendens isolate huo1 chromosome 1, SspV2, whole genome shotgun sequence genomic window, acagaaaacaccttagtTCCACGAGAGATAACATTTGCAAGAACGAATCTGACTCAATATGCTGAATTATCTCAATAGCCTCAAACGCAACGGGATTGGTACACAGCAGCTCTGCAATCTGACTCAAACAGAAAGTCTTTCCTGAATTCACAGCCAAGAAAAGGGTTACAGGTTTAGTGCAACAAGTAGAAGAATTCCAAggagataaaaataataaagtgttgtatgtattccacttcctacaactaaacaaaaaattatgtcTAAATGTACGtacaaagaagagaataacTAACCACACATCCTGGTATCATGATGATATCGTGTTCTTCAGAATTAGACAAAGCAAGTCCAACCCCAATTTTATCAGGTACCAACAAGTGTAGAGCATCATAAAGATTTGGCAatagttcttcattgatggctttagtatgaaatgacacactaaatatcgaactaaagttaggtttattaaataaatgtttgaatATTGAAGCAAATATTGGTTGCAGCTTTATACCCTTCAACTCGCTGGAATAAATAGTGAGGTGGTCAAAATTGAACTGGAGCAGTAGTACACTACCCTCCATTCCATCCATTTTGTAATAACAAGTTAAACAATTACCCACACACATCAATTACTTCCCAAACATAAGTCTTGCTTGCCCTCAAGCAAGTTAGATAAATAAGCACATTCACAGGACATTTGATAATCCTCTACTTCAAGTCAAGTCAAATCACATGAATCATTTAGAGAAATTAGGTTGAGCCCGAATTCACGCGCGAGTAAGACTTTAGAACAAGAATTGTACACGAACTAATTCCCTAAGAGCTAGGCATCCAATGCTTCAATGTAAGTTCGATTTATGTCTTGGGAGTCTCAAACCATCGTCGCTAATTCATAAAGAGAAGTTCTTCCagctattctttattttaagcacataagatctttctcccaaaatcaagcaaaattCATCGCTCACAAGTCAGTATGATGCATAAATCAAAAGGTCTTTTTCATTTGGATGTAACGGGGCTTTTGGTAAAGGTGTGATCATATTTGGATAAGTAGCTTATCACCATTCTTAAAATACTAGCACATCCCTCACAACATCCTTCACAACATCCTTCCCATCTCACTGAATGCGTACAAAATTCTGACAGCTCAAcaccccaaacttgagattttTCTACCATCTAAACCAAgtcatatttttcttttgagCATAATTCTGTTTTTTGCTCGATATtcttttttctagccttggcttttttaactcatgaaaggctgccattttattttattttttttacttgccttggcttttttttacacatgaaaggctgcctttttatttatttttttctagccttggcttttttttacacatgaaaggctgcctttttattttttattttttcaagccttggcttttttttacacattaaaggctgcctttttattttacttttgtttgaAGAGACAGCTTTTTTCATTTGTATCTCAATATAAATGAATACAACCTAATGAATGTTCCAGGACTTCCAACTTTTCCTTACCACCATAAATACCCTCCCAAGAATGTGCTAGCACTTTAATTTTAGTGACTAGGGTAGAAAATATAGGCCAACAAATAGATATAATAAGTAGGCTAATATagtgacttcaaaattttcaacaaagaaattagGCTTTTGGGGCTCAAACCGGCTCACTAGTGGTTTATGTAGGGTTAGGCATgtgataatttggatatgaggctTTTAATCCTATTGCCTAAATCATTTTTATGCACCAATATCAACAAGATTGCAACTCATAAAGCTCTCATTCAGTTGATCGACCCTATggctttttcaattaatttttcaaaaccagaatagttctctctccttagctcaagaaatcggGCACCAAAGAACACTATTGTCACTGTATTTGAAGCACGGGAAACCTAGTTCTCCAGAAGTTAGTAAGCAACAACAAGTTTACGGACCGACCCTCGAGAGAAACGAACTCTACACTAATAACCCAAAAAAAGTGGTGAAAGTAGTGACAATCAATGGAGAGAAAATCTTGCATGCACACACAAATAGCAAGTGGTGAAACACTGTTCGTGGAAGCTTTTCGTTCTCACTACAAAGTAGCATAGTACTAGGGCAATTTTTGGATATTTATGAAGCTAATATCCTTTGTTTATCGACTGGTGATGTGTATGAAATCATTAAAAACTAGGGAGATGCACACATTAGAGAGCCGTGACAGACAACCTCTCGAAAATTTACTCTTAATCATAACATGTCAATTAACATTTAAATTCTCTTTAAAATTCAACATATCAGGcatgaatgagaaaaaatagcaGCTAGGCACTCATGTATAAGTAGGAAACATCTCAAGTTGAGTATATACGGGTTTGAATAACACCCGAAAAAGATGAGAAGTAGAGTTACAAGAATCCTCAAAGACCAGGATTTTGACGACTACAAAGATGAGAAGTAGAGCTACTCCTTTTTTCATCAGGGCCGAGTCCAACACAGGAAGCTAGTTGCTCTGCAGTCCACCCCTTCCCAAGCTCCTGCAAGAagaaacaaacttcattaaaaactTATCAAGAAGACAACGGATATGATTATGATAAAAACAGATGCACTTAACATTTTATGGAAAAGGATGACTGATATCCATAGGTTAAGCTAGGTTAAGCCAGAGAGGTTTTACATGGACTAAATGATCTTCCGATGCAGAACGAACGATTCGGGACTCAAATTGACTTATAAATAACCTACAAAGAAGATTGTCAATCTTAGATAGCCTTAAAAATGCATTAAGTACAGAATGCATGCATGCACATAATGATAAATGTGGTGAGTGAAGCAGGTTTATTAAAGAAATGTCAATGCGTTCAGGTAGTAAAAGTTCTAATCAGATGACAGGGTAAAATCTAGAAAAACCTGGTTGTTAACAATGCATTCCCGGAACAACTTTTGCTGACACAGGGGCTGTAGAAATTGAAGAGAAGAATCACACTGCTGCCAGAGATGATTCAAGGTCTCTTCACTAGTAGGGGATGCACTTCTAGATGAATCGTTGGTCTGCAGATACTTGACATCTACACAAACTGCAGCAAATGCTGCCTCTTTGAATATGTACACCTGCCACAAACTCCACTTACTCAGCCACAACATAATTTGATAACACTTTGaaataacaacaatcaagaaGATAAAGTGGGAAGATTTATAACATTAAACTAGTAATTTAATGTTCTCAGTTTTCACCAAATCCTGGATTGCTACCTTGTAATACGCAGTCAGTGCTTGAGCAACCTCTTGGTAATGTGGAGAAACAATGACTGTCAACAATTGTAGACTGCCAGCTAGGAGAGCCGCATGAAGAAGAACCATGTCATTGGGAATGGTGTGAGATTCCTGGATACGAAGTAGTAAGTACATATCTACAAACAACAGATAAAAGACCAGGTCAATCAGTTGTTCTGATATCTTCATATCTTCAAGCAATATCTGAAGAAAACATATGATGATATATGAATTAAGGGGCATACTGAGGATGTATACGCATATAACCACATCATAACACACGTAAAAAATATGTTGCCAGATGTTGAGAATGAGCTAGGATTAATGT contains:
- the LOC121746253 gene encoding nodulin homeobox-like isoform X1, with translation MPLNSYIIICFLQILLEDMKISEQLIDLVFYLLFVDMYLLLRIQESHTIPNDMVLLHAALLAGSLQLLTVIVSPHYQEVAQALTAYYKVYIFKEAAFAAVCVDVKYLQTNDSSRSASPTSEETLNHLWQQCDSSLQFLQPLCQQKLFRECIVNNQELGKGWTAEQLASCVGLGPDEKRSSSTSHLCSRQNPGL
- the LOC121746253 gene encoding uncharacterized protein LOC121746253 isoform X2 gives rise to the protein MVWEREKSTFKYFLCGILLLHSMCDLASRVPKIEQESHTIPNDMVLLHAALLAGSLQLLTVIVSPHYQEVAQALTAYYKVYIFKEAAFAAVCVDVKYLQTNDSSRSASPTSEETLNHLWQQCDSSLQFLQPLCQQKLFRECIVNNQELGKGWTAEQLASCVGLGPDEKRSSSTSHLCSRQNPGL
- the LOC121746253 gene encoding uncharacterized protein LOC121746253 isoform X4 translates to MYLLLRIQESHTIPNDMVLLHAALLAGSLQLLTVIVSPHYQEVAQALTAYYKVYIFKEAAFAAVCVDVKYLQTNDSSRSASPTSEETLNHLWQQCDSSLQFLQPLCQQKLFRECIVNNQELGKGWTAEQLASCVGLGPDEKRSSSTSHLCSRQNPGL
- the LOC121746253 gene encoding nodulin homeobox-like isoform X3, with the translated sequence MPLNSYIIICFLQILLEDMKISEQLIDLVFYLLFVDMYLLLRIQESHTIPNDMVLLHAALLAGSLQLLTVIVSPHYQEVAQALTAYYKVYIFKEAAFAAVCVDVKYLQTNDSSRSASPTSEETLNHLWQQCDSSLQFLQPLCQQKLFRECIVNNQVIYKSI